In the Leptolyngbya sp. FACHB-261 genome, one interval contains:
- the pgeF gene encoding peptidoglycan editing factor PgeF: MHTWHWRTWQDLPYLTCSLLEPWSHGFLTREFWPRPLIEIAPVLHPELRPHRAKQVHGNSIVAVEDLAEESDELLEADGVFVSGGQYSVWVCTADCTPALIADTTRGSCAAIHAGWRGTAAKILPEAIRRFLNTGSRLEDLRVALGPSISGDMYQVSEDVASQVALTVAQADLALRPDAEAGKIRLDIRKVQGLQLAQLGLQADQIAIAPHCTYSEPERFFSYRRDSRKQVQWSGIVSTELSS; the protein is encoded by the coding sequence ATGCACACCTGGCACTGGCGCACCTGGCAAGATTTGCCTTACCTCACCTGTAGCCTCTTGGAGCCCTGGTCTCATGGGTTTCTGACCCGAGAATTTTGGCCTCGGCCTCTAATTGAGATCGCGCCCGTTCTGCATCCTGAGCTGAGGCCGCACCGAGCTAAACAGGTCCACGGCAACTCCATTGTGGCTGTGGAAGACCTAGCTGAGGAGAGCGATGAGTTGTTGGAGGCAGATGGGGTGTTTGTTAGCGGTGGCCAATATTCAGTGTGGGTGTGTACAGCAGACTGCACCCCAGCCTTGATCGCTGATACGACTCGGGGCAGTTGTGCCGCGATCCATGCTGGCTGGCGAGGGACAGCCGCCAAAATTTTGCCAGAGGCTATCCGCCGCTTTCTCAATACAGGTTCCCGCCTTGAAGACTTACGGGTGGCGCTAGGACCGTCAATCTCAGGCGACATGTACCAGGTTTCAGAAGACGTAGCTTCTCAAGTTGCGCTAACAGTAGCTCAAGCAGACCTCGCGCTCCGACCCGACGCTGAGGCGGGCAAGATACGCCTAGACATTCGTAAGGTTCAAGGCTTACAGCTTGCTCAACTGGGACTGCAAGCTGACCAAATTGCTATCGCTCCTCACTGCACCTACAGCGAGCCAGAACGCTTTTTCTCCTACCGACGCGATAGCCGCAAGCAGGTGCAGTGGTCGGGAATTGTGAGTACTGAGCTTAGTAGCTGA
- a CDS encoding biotin--[acetyl-CoA-carboxylase] ligase, which translates to MLENLGHELALGRFGRPLHCLEHTNSTNQVAWDLALQGATTGTTVIAQSQNAGRGQWGRTWQSQPGGLYLSVLVQPQALSAAQAQQLTLAAAWGLATALSDYGIPVRLKWPNDLILEGQKLGGILTETRLQRGLIHQAVIGVGINWRNSVPETGINLEAFPELAFSTLTAIVLKGLEQGYTYLDQGEIDAIVPEYLGFLSSLGARIRWAGREGTITGVTAEGDLRLQCDDRAGPLEIQLKPGTIQLGYSGSGEPDSAVAPSVNQGR; encoded by the coding sequence TTGCTAGAAAATTTGGGTCATGAGTTAGCACTGGGTCGCTTTGGTCGGCCCCTGCACTGTCTAGAGCACACCAACTCTACGAATCAGGTGGCTTGGGATTTGGCTCTGCAGGGTGCGACTACAGGTACCACGGTCATTGCTCAGTCCCAGAATGCTGGACGAGGACAATGGGGCCGAACCTGGCAGTCTCAGCCAGGAGGGCTCTACCTGTCTGTACTGGTTCAGCCCCAAGCGCTTAGCGCCGCCCAGGCTCAGCAACTGACTCTAGCTGCTGCCTGGGGTCTTGCCACCGCACTCAGCGACTATGGCATTCCTGTGCGGCTTAAATGGCCCAATGATCTAATTCTCGAAGGGCAGAAACTCGGTGGCATTTTGACTGAAACCCGTCTCCAGCGTGGCCTAATTCATCAAGCTGTGATCGGCGTCGGTATCAACTGGCGTAATTCTGTGCCGGAGACAGGTATCAATCTAGAAGCATTTCCAGAGCTTGCCTTCTCAACTCTGACCGCAATAGTTCTTAAGGGGCTTGAGCAGGGCTATACCTATTTAGACCAGGGCGAGATCGACGCTATCGTCCCTGAGTATCTAGGCTTTTTGAGCAGCCTGGGTGCCCGGATTCGCTGGGCCGGTCGTGAGGGCACGATTACGGGGGTGACAGCTGAGGGTGACTTGCGCTTACAGTGCGATGACCGAGCAGGGCCTCTTGAAATCCAGCTCAAACCAGGTACGATTCAGCTGGGTTACTCTGGGTCAGGTGAGCCTGATTCTGCCGTTGCCCCGTCAGTTAATCAAGGCCGTTAG
- a CDS encoding CPP1-like family protein, translating into MNDQSPYRRLGVSEDASFEEIREVRDRLIEQLEGDEKQVASIEAAYDAILMDRLRLRQEGKIKVPDRIRYPERLVQPPPSVVTAPAPRGPAWFQQLVDTPPPKEIGVSFAVFAGLGLWGILDPLRVTFALALGVLASLYFLNRKERKLGRAVLLTLGALVGGVLLAGFVAGLLSPGINQLVFSGLTFLVLWLIACFLR; encoded by the coding sequence ATGAACGACCAGAGCCCTTACCGGCGTCTCGGGGTGTCAGAAGATGCCTCTTTCGAGGAAATTCGCGAAGTTCGAGATCGTCTAATCGAGCAGCTCGAGGGCGATGAGAAGCAAGTGGCCAGCATTGAAGCTGCCTATGACGCCATCCTCATGGATCGGCTGCGGCTGCGACAAGAAGGCAAGATCAAGGTCCCTGACCGTATCCGCTACCCAGAGCGTTTAGTACAGCCTCCACCCAGCGTTGTCACGGCTCCTGCGCCTAGAGGTCCCGCTTGGTTTCAGCAGCTCGTTGACACTCCGCCTCCCAAGGAAATCGGAGTATCGTTTGCGGTTTTTGCTGGTCTTGGGCTCTGGGGCATCCTGGACCCGTTGCGGGTTACCTTTGCGCTTGCCTTAGGAGTTCTTGCCAGTCTCTATTTCCTCAACCGCAAAGAGCGCAAGCTCGGACGGGCCGTGTTACTTACGCTGGGAGCGCTCGTGGGCGGAGTCCTGCTTGCTGGCTTCGTGGCGGGCTTGCTCAGCCCAGGGATTAATCAATTAGTGTTCTCTGGTCTGACATTCCTGGTTCTGTGGCTTATAGCTTGCTTTTTGCGCTAG
- a CDS encoding sigma-70 family RNA polymerase sigma factor, producing the protein MSDTLSLVWPVPVLPAGATPSRGSVQAEKLSTSELVLRCQRGFRPDRAAFTELMRRHEAHVDRLLYHLAPDWQDRADLSQEVWIRVYRNLKRLNEPEKFRGWLSRIATNLFYDELRKRKRSTSPLSLDAPLSVGDGEVGWELPAEDPGPEEHLTTQEFYEQLRIAIRDLPEVFRTTIILREIEGLPYEEIAEITGASLGTVKSRIARARQRLQTQLQAYLKGE; encoded by the coding sequence ATGAGCGATACCCTGTCCCTAGTTTGGCCTGTACCTGTTCTCCCAGCCGGGGCTACTCCCTCGCGAGGATCTGTGCAAGCCGAGAAACTGTCAACTTCTGAACTGGTGCTGCGGTGTCAGCGTGGCTTCCGACCCGATCGGGCTGCCTTTACCGAGCTAATGCGGCGGCATGAGGCCCATGTTGACCGTCTACTCTACCATCTTGCTCCTGATTGGCAAGACCGAGCCGACCTATCCCAGGAGGTCTGGATTCGAGTCTATCGGAACCTTAAGCGGCTCAATGAACCGGAGAAGTTCCGGGGCTGGCTCTCTCGCATTGCCACTAACCTCTTCTACGATGAGTTGCGCAAGCGTAAGCGTAGTACTAGTCCCCTGTCCCTCGACGCCCCTCTATCAGTGGGAGATGGTGAGGTGGGTTGGGAACTTCCTGCCGAGGATCCAGGTCCAGAAGAACACCTGACGACGCAAGAGTTTTATGAGCAGTTGCGAATTGCGATTCGCGATCTGCCTGAAGTATTCAGAACTACGATTATTCTGCGGGAGATTGAAGGGCTTCCTTACGAGGAGATTGCTGAGATTACCGGTGCCTCTCTAGGAACTGTCAAATCCAGAATTGCTCGTGCTAGGCAGCGTCTACAAACACAACTTCAGGCCTATCTTAAAGGCGAGTAA
- a CDS encoding response regulator transcription factor — translation MAQAKILVVDDEVATRTLVCRYLTKQGYQMESAEDGKSALASFTQFNPDLVILDVNLPDTSGYRLCQEMQTQTQVFVLMLTSRTDEADKIQGFSQGADDYITKPFSLRELGVRVQAILKRQRSVSVAEQQCLTFNGLSIDPVRREVTLNESLVPLTALEFDLLHLLASHPERVWRRAELIQEVWDYEYVGDQRVVDVHIGQIRKKIELDTSQPALIQTVRGVGYKFKAPEASGNADAAPDAKSEARAG, via the coding sequence ATGGCCCAAGCCAAAATTCTCGTGGTAGATGATGAGGTGGCAACCCGAACCCTTGTCTGCCGCTATCTAACTAAGCAGGGATATCAGATGGAGTCCGCTGAGGATGGCAAGAGCGCCTTAGCGTCCTTCACCCAATTCAATCCAGATCTGGTGATTCTGGACGTGAACCTGCCAGATACCAGTGGCTACCGCCTGTGCCAGGAGATGCAGACCCAGACTCAGGTGTTTGTGCTGATGCTGACCAGTCGCACCGACGAAGCTGATAAAATTCAAGGCTTTTCTCAGGGAGCTGACGACTACATCACCAAGCCTTTCAGCCTGCGCGAACTAGGGGTGCGGGTGCAAGCCATTCTCAAGCGTCAACGCAGCGTGAGTGTCGCCGAGCAACAATGCTTGACCTTCAATGGTCTCAGCATCGACCCGGTAAGACGCGAAGTCACCCTCAATGAGTCCTTGGTGCCTCTGACTGCCTTGGAGTTTGATTTGTTACATCTGCTTGCCAGTCATCCGGAGCGAGTTTGGCGACGGGCAGAGCTGATCCAGGAGGTCTGGGACTATGAGTACGTCGGTGACCAACGGGTTGTGGACGTCCACATCGGTCAGATTCGGAAGAAAATCGAGCTAGACACTAGCCAGCCAGCCTTGATCCAAACTGTGAGAGGCGTGGGTTACAAGTTCAAAGCACCTGAAGCCTCAGGCAATGCTGATGCGGCTCCAGATGCCAAGTCAGAGGCTAGAGCTGGCTGA
- a CDS encoding 4-hydroxybenzoate solanesyltransferase, with protein sequence MSSTTSTPIWQVIFRLLRWDKPAGRLILMLPALWAVVLAAHSLGQCGRLPPVLVGVVIVGTLATSAAGCVVNDLWDRNIDPQVERTRNRPLASRALSVRVGLVVAVVAFLCAWGLAAYLHPLSYALCVAAVPVIVLYPLAKRVFPIPQLVLSLAWGFAVLISWSAVTGALSPAAWLLWAATVLWTLGFDTIYAMADREDDRRIGVKSSALFFGKFVTQAIGAFLAGTVILLLLTGINLGLSWPFFLTTVVATGLWILQYRQLLGRNLSRADYGRLFAQNVWIGFLLLAGMEIGALLAC encoded by the coding sequence ATGAGCAGCACTACTTCTACGCCAATCTGGCAAGTTATCTTCCGCCTGCTGCGTTGGGATAAACCCGCAGGACGGCTCATTCTAATGCTGCCAGCTTTGTGGGCTGTGGTTCTCGCTGCCCACAGTTTGGGACAATGCGGTAGGCTGCCCCCGGTTTTGGTGGGGGTGGTAATTGTAGGCACTTTAGCAACCAGTGCTGCCGGTTGTGTGGTCAACGACTTGTGGGACCGCAACATCGATCCGCAAGTTGAGCGAACTCGTAACCGCCCACTTGCCTCTCGCGCCCTTTCGGTACGGGTGGGCTTAGTCGTGGCTGTCGTAGCTTTTCTATGTGCTTGGGGCCTAGCGGCCTATCTCCACCCGCTAAGCTACGCGCTGTGTGTGGCAGCTGTGCCGGTGATCGTGCTTTACCCGTTGGCAAAGCGCGTGTTTCCCATCCCACAACTGGTGCTTTCACTCGCTTGGGGCTTCGCGGTGTTGATTAGCTGGAGTGCAGTAACAGGCGCTTTAAGCCCAGCAGCTTGGCTCCTATGGGCCGCCACAGTGCTATGGACTCTAGGCTTTGACACCATCTACGCAATGGCCGACCGCGAGGATGACCGACGCATTGGCGTCAAGTCCAGCGCCCTGTTCTTTGGTAAATTTGTGACTCAAGCAATCGGTGCATTTCTAGCTGGCACTGTGATTCTGCTGCTCTTAACCGGCATAAACCTTGGTTTGAGCTGGCCCTTTTTTCTGACTACAGTTGTAGCCACAGGGCTTTGGATCTTGCAGTATCGGCAATTGCTGGGTCGCAATTTAAGTCGAGCCGATTATGGTCGACTGTTTGCGCAGAACGTTTGGATTGGCTTTCTGCTACTCGCAGGGATGGAAATAGGCGCGTTGCTGGCCTGCTAG
- a CDS encoding ABC transporter ATP-binding protein: MADVVLENLYKSFGAGATVLKRIHLTVADGEFLVLVGPSGCGKSTLLRLIAGLESVTAGNIRISGRVINDLPPKARDIAMVFQSYALYPHMSVYNNLAFGLRRTLPAPTSSSSSPSWVSNLLVSATRPLPKGLRYLSAQEEMVNERVRMVAQMLQIEALLERLPKQLSGGQKQRVALGRAMARQPKVFLMDEPLSNLDAKLRSETRSQIVQLQRRLGTTTIYVTHDQTEAMTMGDRVAVLNGGEVQQVASPLELYNQPANRFVAEFIGSPPMNFIPVQVKAPLLLLHPCFRLTLPENWGPLLSRYDGHSLTLGIRPEHLSLSPPAPRNLPVRVDLIEALGSETHLLTVLGGERIPIRARVSPEAAVALGEEIYLALRTEHIHLFDPDSGLALVA; the protein is encoded by the coding sequence ATGGCAGATGTCGTCCTAGAGAACCTTTATAAAAGCTTCGGGGCAGGGGCAACCGTCCTCAAGCGTATCCATCTCACAGTTGCCGATGGCGAGTTTCTAGTACTAGTTGGACCCTCTGGTTGCGGCAAAAGTACGCTACTGCGTTTAATTGCTGGTCTGGAAAGCGTGACCGCCGGCAATATTCGGATCAGTGGTCGGGTGATCAACGATCTGCCACCTAAAGCGCGGGACATCGCTATGGTGTTCCAGAGCTATGCGCTTTACCCCCACATGAGTGTGTACAACAACCTGGCCTTTGGCCTGCGTCGTACTCTGCCCGCACCCACTTCATCCTCATCCTCACCAAGCTGGGTCTCAAACCTGCTGGTTAGCGCCACCCGTCCGTTGCCTAAGGGGTTACGTTACCTATCGGCTCAGGAAGAAATGGTGAACGAACGGGTACGCATGGTCGCTCAAATGTTGCAGATTGAAGCCCTGCTGGAGCGTTTGCCTAAGCAGCTATCGGGTGGGCAAAAACAGCGAGTGGCTCTGGGGCGAGCGATGGCTCGCCAGCCCAAGGTTTTTCTAATGGATGAGCCTCTGTCTAACCTTGATGCCAAGTTACGTTCTGAAACCCGCTCCCAGATCGTGCAACTGCAACGACGGTTGGGAACAACCACGATCTATGTCACCCATGATCAGACTGAAGCGATGACGATGGGCGACCGTGTGGCGGTGCTGAATGGGGGTGAGGTTCAGCAGGTTGCCAGTCCGCTCGAGCTTTACAACCAGCCTGCCAATCGCTTCGTAGCAGAGTTTATTGGCTCGCCGCCGATGAACTTTATTCCAGTTCAGGTTAAAGCGCCGCTTTTGCTGTTGCACCCTTGTTTCCGCCTGACCCTGCCTGAGAACTGGGGGCCGCTTTTGAGTCGCTATGACGGGCATAGCCTAACTCTAGGAATTCGCCCGGAGCACCTTAGTCTCAGTCCTCCAGCTCCCCGTAACTTGCCTGTACGGGTAGATTTGATTGAGGCTCTGGGCAGTGAAACCCATCTGCTCACTGTATTGGGTGGGGAGCGAATCCCGATCCGGGCGCGCGTTTCACCTGAAGCGGCTGTAGCTTTGGGTGAGGAGATTTACCTAGCCCTGAGAACCGAACATATTCACCTATTCGACCCGGATAGCGGCTTAGCTCTGGTTGCGTAG
- a CDS encoding DUF6464 family protein, with product MESSSLPTHFYLSHPRTLLGSVALDWMPQPGTCVEYADKTYMVLERRHHYALKLGRYHLSRISLYVKLSPRPTERSLVGDRWVLGEANCRFNAQSELIRCAVNPQGPCAGCRHFEREALSQL from the coding sequence GTGGAGAGTTCATCGCTACCCACTCACTTTTATCTCAGTCATCCACGTACCCTCCTAGGTTCAGTAGCACTGGATTGGATGCCCCAACCCGGAACCTGTGTGGAGTATGCGGACAAAACCTATATGGTCCTAGAGCGCCGTCACCACTACGCGCTTAAGCTAGGACGCTATCACCTCAGCCGCATCTCACTCTATGTCAAGCTCAGCCCTCGCCCTACAGAGCGTAGCTTAGTGGGGGACCGTTGGGTGCTTGGAGAAGCCAATTGCCGCTTCAACGCCCAATCGGAGTTGATCCGCTGTGCGGTCAACCCCCAAGGGCCCTGTGCAGGCTGTCGTCACTTTGAACGGGAAGCCCTCAGCCAGCTCTAG
- a CDS encoding anti-sigma factor gives MSVKQEHNELNRDRFELLSAYLDGEVTAQERQQVEHWLLEDLQTQRLHQRLLSLRTGIQAMPTEASPVSTQVRAQQVFNRLDRRGQRRNVVWGSVAAAALVGAVTSALMPHQLQTASVPTQNQKMTSPQMVAITLERPILEEAPSASTKAPAQSVGVDAKSYLFEKSVPVNANAILFEKP, from the coding sequence ATGAGTGTTAAGCAGGAGCATAACGAACTGAATCGAGATCGTTTTGAGCTACTCAGCGCCTATCTAGATGGCGAAGTGACAGCTCAGGAGCGGCAGCAGGTGGAACACTGGCTGCTTGAGGATCTTCAGACTCAGCGTTTACATCAACGGTTATTGAGTCTACGGACTGGAATACAGGCTATGCCGACAGAGGCAAGTCCAGTCTCTACTCAGGTCCGGGCGCAACAGGTATTTAACCGTTTAGACCGGCGTGGTCAACGGCGAAATGTGGTCTGGGGTAGTGTTGCTGCCGCTGCCTTGGTGGGCGCAGTGACTAGCGCTCTCATGCCTCATCAGTTGCAGACGGCCTCTGTGCCGACTCAGAATCAGAAAATGACTTCGCCTCAGATGGTCGCTATTACTTTAGAGCGGCCAATCTTGGAAGAGGCGCCTAGTGCTTCTACTAAAGCCCCAGCTCAGTCGGTTGGGGTAGATGCCAAATCTTACCTGTTTGAGAAAAGTGTCCCGGTTAATGCTAATGCCATCCTCTTTGAAAAGCCTTAA
- a CDS encoding HAD family hydrolase yields MLIRLFTDFDGPIMDISERYYQVYLYCVAQTKRQGQLVTTLSKADFWALKRDRVPEVEIARRSGFDEEQAAAFAKLRRATVHTDEYFPYDQLAPGAVEALEMLKEYEVELGVMTMRHRRELLPVLEQYDLGRFFPETHIYCLDDDYVKTGDTNDKPLLMARTLAELPVAETVWMVGDTEADLLSAKNHNIPVIGVLSGIRNREQLAKYEPNYIVPDLAAAVEIFLEHTGLKAKS; encoded by the coding sequence ATGTTGATTCGGCTTTTTACTGACTTTGACGGTCCGATTATGGACATCTCAGAGCGCTACTACCAGGTTTATCTGTACTGCGTCGCTCAGACTAAACGGCAGGGGCAACTTGTCACTACCCTCAGCAAAGCCGATTTCTGGGCGCTTAAACGCGACCGGGTGCCTGAGGTAGAAATTGCTCGTCGCTCAGGGTTTGACGAAGAGCAAGCGGCTGCCTTTGCTAAGCTACGCCGGGCCACTGTTCACACTGATGAGTATTTTCCCTACGACCAACTTGCACCAGGGGCAGTAGAGGCTCTGGAAATGCTCAAGGAATATGAGGTAGAGCTAGGTGTTATGACCATGCGTCACAGGCGCGAGTTGCTGCCTGTGTTAGAGCAATATGACTTGGGCCGCTTCTTTCCTGAAACTCACATCTATTGTCTAGATGATGACTACGTCAAAACTGGCGATACTAATGACAAACCCCTGCTAATGGCTCGCACCTTAGCAGAGTTGCCAGTAGCAGAGACGGTTTGGATGGTCGGCGACACCGAGGCAGATCTGCTATCAGCCAAGAACCACAACATTCCAGTGATCGGGGTTCTCTCCGGCATCCGCAACCGGGAACAGTTGGCAAAATACGAGCCGAACTACATCGTGCCGGATCTAGCCGCCGCCGTCGAAATCTTTCTGGAACACACGGGTCTGAAGGCAAAAAGCTAG
- a CDS encoding tetratricopeptide repeat protein, with amino-acid sequence MLTQLLRCLTLCLMLVLLMLPAQAAEDGYQVLDELANQAEAATEAGRFAQAEGFWTQILERFPDNAAAWSNRGNARVSQGKLNEALDDYSQAVELAPNVPDPYLNRGTAWEGLSEWDKAIADYDRVLELNPNDAAGYNNRGSAKAGRGDWQQALADYRKATELAPGFAFARANYALALYQTEQPLLAEREWRNLARRYPNFADVRAALAASLWVKGRRGEAESYWVGAVGLDPRYKDLDWVSQTRRWPPTLVSALQRFLELE; translated from the coding sequence ATGCTAACGCAACTGCTGCGCTGCCTGACTCTGTGCCTAATGCTGGTTTTGCTGATGCTTCCTGCTCAAGCAGCAGAGGATGGCTATCAAGTGCTGGACGAACTGGCAAACCAGGCCGAAGCCGCAACTGAGGCTGGTCGCTTTGCCCAAGCTGAGGGCTTCTGGACCCAAATTCTCGAACGCTTTCCTGACAACGCAGCAGCCTGGAGCAATCGGGGCAACGCTCGGGTTAGTCAGGGAAAACTCAACGAGGCGCTCGACGATTACAGCCAAGCGGTCGAATTAGCTCCCAACGTTCCTGACCCCTATCTCAATCGGGGTACAGCTTGGGAAGGACTGAGCGAATGGGACAAGGCTATCGCTGACTACGACCGGGTTTTGGAGCTGAACCCCAACGACGCAGCGGGGTACAACAACCGGGGTAGCGCTAAGGCCGGTCGCGGGGATTGGCAACAGGCTTTGGCTGACTATCGTAAAGCCACTGAACTAGCGCCTGGCTTCGCCTTCGCTCGTGCCAACTACGCTTTAGCCCTTTACCAAACCGAGCAACCACTCCTAGCAGAACGAGAATGGCGCAACTTGGCTCGCCGCTATCCCAATTTTGCTGATGTGCGGGCGGCTTTAGCTGCTAGCTTATGGGTGAAAGGTCGACGCGGCGAGGCAGAAAGTTACTGGGTTGGCGCCGTAGGTCTGGATCCCCGCTATAAGGATCTAGATTGGGTCAGTCAAACCCGTCGCTGGCCACCAACCTTAGTATCGGCCCTCCAGCGCTTCCTAGAGCTGGAATGA
- the rpmI gene encoding 50S ribosomal protein L35, with amino-acid sequence MPKLKTRRAAAKRFRVSGSGKLLRRKAFKNHLLEHKTTKRKSRLTGVTEVNERDAENVRLMLPYL; translated from the coding sequence ATGCCCAAGCTCAAGACCCGTCGGGCGGCTGCCAAGCGTTTTCGTGTCTCTGGCAGTGGAAAACTTCTCCGCCGTAAAGCCTTCAAGAATCACTTACTAGAGCACAAAACTACCAAGCGTAAGAGCCGTTTGACCGGTGTGACTGAGGTCAACGAGCGTGATGCTGAGAACGTACGCTTGATGCTGCCTTACCTCTAA
- a CDS encoding M23 family metallopeptidase, with product MRRLSLLLQALGLALVAGPVCDLGAAWAESSPTSMEPSTAPVEMAAPSAPLEVVFETPEAVAKPETIAPQASSAPVAPVEEPEQQITVVMENRSTGCQAQVSGKTLSKLQSNLCQRPTPPATPTAALPSTSAPTRQAAAQSRRALKSAPIQEPDLATLASYIINRNTKNPTSLRTFLASRAGYLSRYPGNGDLGLLYPLPSPAAVTSAFGLRVHPITGQVTFHRGVDLGAAEGTPVLAAFAGRVAIAEFLGNLGLAVILNHSDGNETRYGHLSQVFVQPGEWVEQGQVIGAVGSTGLSTGPHLHFELWQNTAAGRVAVDITEQVQLALGQLVQQLAVNSAGAGQS from the coding sequence ATGCGTCGTCTTTCCCTATTGCTACAGGCATTGGGGCTGGCATTAGTTGCTGGTCCGGTCTGTGATCTTGGTGCAGCTTGGGCTGAGTCCTCGCCCACAAGCATGGAACCAAGCACGGCTCCTGTAGAAATGGCTGCGCCTAGCGCCCCATTAGAGGTTGTCTTCGAAACACCCGAGGCGGTCGCTAAGCCTGAGACGATAGCGCCCCAAGCTTCCTCTGCACCAGTAGCCCCTGTGGAGGAACCAGAGCAGCAGATCACAGTTGTGATGGAAAACCGCAGCACGGGCTGTCAGGCCCAGGTTAGCGGCAAGACTCTGTCGAAGCTGCAGAGCAATCTCTGCCAGCGTCCCACGCCGCCTGCCACTCCTACCGCTGCTCTTCCTTCAACCTCAGCACCAACCAGACAGGCTGCAGCCCAGTCGCGACGCGCTCTCAAATCTGCTCCGATTCAGGAGCCCGACCTGGCGACTTTGGCCAGCTACATCATTAACCGCAACACGAAGAACCCAACTTCTTTACGCACTTTTCTCGCCAGCCGTGCTGGGTATCTAAGCCGCTACCCCGGTAATGGCGACTTAGGTTTGCTCTATCCACTGCCCTCCCCGGCAGCAGTGACCTCTGCTTTTGGGCTGCGAGTTCATCCGATCACGGGCCAGGTCACGTTCCATCGAGGCGTTGACTTGGGCGCAGCGGAGGGCACTCCAGTCCTGGCAGCTTTTGCGGGCCGCGTTGCCATCGCTGAATTCCTAGGCAATCTCGGTCTAGCGGTCATTCTGAACCACTCTGATGGCAACGAAACCCGCTACGGCCATCTCTCGCAAGTATTTGTGCAACCTGGCGAGTGGGTTGAGCAGGGACAGGTAATCGGAGCAGTTGGCTCTACGGGATTAAGTACCGGTCCCCACCTGCACTTTGAGCTTTGGCAAAATACAGCTGCAGGCCGTGTGGCAGTAGATATTACAGAGCAGGTACAACTGGCTCTGGGCCAACTTGTTCAGCAGCTCGCCGTCAACTCTGCTGGAGCGGGGCAGAGCTGA
- the rplT gene encoding 50S ribosomal protein L20, producing MTRVKRGNVARKRRKKILKLAKGFRGSHSKLFRTANQQVMKALRNAYRDRRKKKRDFRSLWIIRINAAARQQGLSYSALIGTLKKADIQINRKMLAQLAVLDPDTFAEVVAKAKA from the coding sequence ATGACACGGGTCAAACGGGGTAATGTCGCTCGTAAGCGGCGCAAAAAGATTCTGAAGCTGGCTAAGGGCTTCCGGGGTTCCCATTCCAAGTTGTTCCGCACCGCTAACCAACAGGTGATGAAGGCGTTGCGGAATGCCTATCGTGACCGCCGCAAGAAGAAGCGGGATTTCCGGAGCCTTTGGATCATCCGTATCAACGCTGCTGCTCGTCAGCAGGGCTTAAGCTACAGTGCTCTAATCGGCACGCTCAAGAAGGCTGACATTCAAATCAACCGCAAGATGTTAGCTCAGCTTGCGGTTCTCGACCCTGACACCTTTGCTGAAGTCGTGGCTAAGGCCAAAGCTTAG
- a CDS encoding transporter substrate-binding domain-containing protein, producing MVLLWLVLAWSQPAIAADWATIQQRHQLTIAVKDNLRPLGFKDVSTGELVGFEIDLARYLAQELLGNAQGLKLLPVSNLERLPTLWSGEADLVIARLSVTGPRARLVDFSTPYYVDGTMLVTRQTSLTRLEDLTDQVIAVLEGSSTIAALQATLPQARLVAVNSYQAALEALEAGQAVVFAADASVLSGWMQEYPAYRQVGPLLSAETLSVAMPKGLASTELRVRVNRILEQARTQGWLQQRASAWGLP from the coding sequence ATGGTGCTGTTATGGCTGGTACTGGCTTGGAGCCAGCCAGCCATTGCTGCTGATTGGGCCACTATTCAGCAACGACACCAACTCACGATTGCGGTCAAGGATAATCTCCGTCCTCTAGGTTTCAAGGATGTCAGCACTGGCGAACTAGTTGGTTTTGAAATCGACTTGGCTCGCTACTTGGCGCAAGAATTGCTAGGGAACGCTCAGGGGCTCAAACTGCTTCCTGTCAGTAATCTTGAGCGGTTACCAACTCTGTGGTCTGGTGAGGCTGATTTGGTCATTGCCCGCCTGAGTGTAACTGGGCCACGGGCCCGTCTGGTTGATTTCAGCACGCCCTACTACGTGGACGGCACTATGCTGGTTACCCGTCAGACGAGTTTGACCCGCTTGGAAGATCTAACCGACCAGGTGATTGCAGTTCTGGAGGGATCCAGTACCATTGCAGCGTTGCAGGCCACGTTACCTCAGGCAAGGCTAGTGGCGGTGAACTCTTATCAGGCTGCATTGGAAGCTTTAGAAGCAGGGCAGGCTGTGGTGTTTGCTGCTGATGCGAGTGTGTTGAGCGGTTGGATGCAGGAGTATCCAGCTTACCGCCAGGTTGGCCCGTTGCTGTCAGCGGAAACCCTAAGTGTGGCGATGCCCAAGGGTCTTGCCTCGACTGAGCTGCGTGTTCGAGTGAATCGGATTCTGGAACAAGCTCGGACTCAGGGCTGGCTACAGCAGCGTGCTTCCGCTTGGGGGCTTCCTTAG